A stretch of the Sulfurimonas sp. HSL-1656 genome encodes the following:
- a CDS encoding KpsF/GutQ family sugar-phosphate isomerase: MKQNYIPVAREVLSIEADTLKTASDALDESINLAVDLILGTRGKLIVTGVGKSGLIGAKIAATMASTGTPSFFLHPTEALHGDLGMIGKEDAVLAISYSGESEELSSILPHIKRFDIPLIGLTHSAESTLGRYSDVLVPIRVEREACPLGVAPTSSTTLTLAVGDALAVCLMKARDFRKEDFASFHPGGSLGRKLFVKVADVMRKEQLPVTDENTPLKEAIVTMSEGRLGAVLLTGSDGTLHGLLTDGDLRRALMKPGFDINAPAKTYATPEPRTVRESEMLASDALVLMEEKKIQLLIVTDTAGHIHGVLHLHDLVEKGIA; the protein is encoded by the coding sequence ATGAAACAAAACTATATTCCCGTAGCACGCGAGGTGCTTTCCATCGAGGCCGACACCCTGAAAACGGCCTCGGACGCCCTTGATGAAAGCATCAACCTCGCCGTCGACCTTATCCTCGGAACCCGCGGCAAACTGATCGTGACGGGGGTGGGAAAATCGGGCCTGATCGGCGCCAAAATCGCCGCCACCATGGCCTCGACGGGAACCCCGAGCTTCTTCCTCCACCCCACCGAGGCGCTGCACGGCGACCTGGGCATGATCGGCAAGGAGGACGCCGTCCTCGCCATCAGCTACAGCGGCGAGAGCGAGGAGCTCAGCTCCATCCTGCCGCACATCAAACGGTTCGACATTCCGCTGATCGGCCTGACGCACAGCGCCGAGTCGACGCTGGGGCGCTACAGCGACGTGCTCGTGCCCATCCGCGTCGAACGCGAAGCCTGCCCCCTGGGCGTCGCCCCGACGAGCTCAACGACCCTGACCCTCGCCGTCGGCGACGCTCTGGCCGTCTGCCTGATGAAAGCCAGGGACTTCCGGAAAGAGGATTTCGCCTCCTTCCACCCCGGCGGCAGCCTCGGCCGGAAGCTCTTCGTCAAGGTCGCGGACGTCATGCGCAAGGAGCAGCTGCCCGTCACCGACGAGAACACCCCGCTCAAAGAGGCTATTGTCACCATGAGCGAGGGTCGCCTGGGCGCCGTGCTGCTGACCGGCAGCGACGGCACGCTTCACGGCCTGCTGACCGACGGGGACCTCCGCCGCGCCCTGATGAAGCCCGGCTTTGACATCAATGCCCCGGCGAAAACCTATGCCACCCCCGAACCGCGGACCGTCAGAGAGAGCGAAATGCTCGCCAGCGATGCGCTGGTACTGATGGAAGAGAAAAAGATCCAGCTGCTTATCGTCACCGATACGGCCGGCCATATCCACGGCGTGCTCCACCTGCACGACCTCGTTGAAAAGGGGATCGCATGA
- a CDS encoding EAL domain-containing protein: MSALLRQIGWKPFLALAAGIGSFSLLLYFYLSQRHVEYNFREVRGHFHTIDRNYHRLNYEILRSSLFAYSNQDEITGDLDTLKHEFEALRKNAFLRRDAYGQSYRSLVRLGEALNRYETMIGDFMMLNAGIKNSFVYITSLSAQKVKLFEDDPVTYARILSIIAEVSQARILFDATFLGDLNEEVEPLGYLSGMSKEQATLIRSFMLHVHYIAANYPGFVQNVNRIETFDLDRRIVELETHFLDEAKLDYEMLDRFVVILAALFLAALTLVIGLLVHAGNENRRLRELEGELRHAISHDQLTGLLSRNRFEQLQAQFESPYLLLLNLDRFKHVNDFYGSAAGNAILKEIGLLIRQPVLEPYRPHYFRLGGDEFGVVLQGIDAERARQMGVMLKKSIEGYTFFVDDIEVYLTVSVAVNGVAPLLENADLILKYDKARHSEGVLVFSEELHLKEQAARNIATAHGLKRALDRDAIVPWFQPIVRLRSGEVAKYEALVRMVGSDGAVSGPAAFLKTAMQTPYYRRITAVMVQKVFEVMAGYDTRFSINLGMRDLADEKMVSMLLSLLETYKERAGRLDIELLESEELDDLESVKDFIKRVKAYGCRVAIDDFGVGYSNFAYLLELDIDILKIDGSLISKVVGDEMTKHTVKTIVRFAKQLGFEIVAEFVEDEATIAVLETMGVEYGQGYYYGHPAPSPEGVTCNTRS; this comes from the coding sequence ATGAGTGCGCTGCTCCGGCAGATCGGCTGGAAACCCTTCCTGGCGCTTGCGGCCGGGATAGGGTCGTTTTCACTCCTGCTCTATTTCTACCTGTCACAGCGCCATGTCGAGTACAACTTCCGGGAGGTGCGGGGGCATTTTCATACGATCGACCGCAACTACCACCGGCTCAACTACGAGATCCTGCGCAGCTCCCTCTTCGCCTATTCCAACCAGGACGAAATCACGGGGGATCTCGATACGCTGAAGCATGAGTTCGAGGCGCTGCGGAAAAACGCGTTTTTGCGGCGCGATGCCTACGGGCAGAGCTACCGCTCCCTGGTACGGCTGGGCGAAGCGCTGAACCGGTACGAAACGATGATCGGCGACTTTATGATGCTCAACGCCGGGATCAAGAACTCCTTTGTCTACATCACCTCGCTTTCGGCGCAGAAGGTGAAGCTTTTCGAAGACGATCCGGTGACCTATGCCCGTATCCTCTCCATCATCGCGGAAGTCTCCCAGGCCCGGATCCTTTTCGATGCCACCTTCCTCGGCGATCTCAATGAAGAGGTGGAACCGCTGGGGTATCTTTCGGGCATGTCCAAAGAACAGGCGACCCTGATCCGGAGTTTTATGCTGCACGTGCATTACATTGCCGCAAACTATCCGGGGTTCGTGCAGAACGTGAACCGTATCGAAACTTTCGACCTCGACCGGCGGATCGTGGAGCTGGAGACGCACTTCCTCGATGAGGCGAAGCTGGATTACGAGATGCTTGACCGTTTCGTCGTCATCCTGGCGGCACTTTTCCTGGCGGCCCTGACCCTGGTCATCGGCCTGCTGGTCCATGCCGGCAACGAGAACCGCCGTCTGCGGGAGCTCGAGGGGGAGCTGCGCCACGCGATCAGCCATGACCAGCTGACGGGACTGCTCAGCCGCAACCGCTTCGAACAGCTGCAGGCGCAGTTCGAATCTCCGTATTTGCTGCTGCTCAACCTGGACCGTTTCAAACATGTCAACGACTTTTACGGCAGTGCCGCCGGCAATGCGATTCTCAAAGAGATCGGCCTGCTGATCCGCCAGCCGGTCCTGGAGCCGTACCGCCCCCACTACTTCCGACTGGGCGGGGATGAGTTCGGCGTGGTGCTCCAGGGGATCGACGCCGAACGCGCGCGGCAGATGGGGGTGATGCTGAAAAAAAGCATCGAGGGGTACACCTTCTTCGTGGACGATATCGAGGTTTACCTGACCGTTTCCGTCGCGGTCAACGGCGTGGCGCCGCTGCTGGAGAATGCGGACCTGATCCTCAAGTATGACAAGGCGCGACACAGCGAAGGGGTGCTGGTCTTCTCGGAGGAGCTGCATCTCAAAGAGCAGGCGGCCAGGAACATCGCCACGGCACATGGGCTCAAAAGAGCCCTCGACCGCGACGCCATCGTACCGTGGTTCCAGCCTATCGTGCGGCTGAGAAGCGGCGAGGTCGCCAAGTATGAAGCCCTGGTGCGGATGGTGGGAAGCGACGGGGCCGTCAGCGGCCCGGCGGCCTTTTTGAAAACGGCGATGCAGACCCCCTATTACCGCCGGATCACCGCGGTCATGGTGCAGAAGGTCTTCGAGGTGATGGCGGGGTACGATACCCGTTTCTCCATCAACCTCGGGATGCGTGACCTGGCCGACGAAAAGATGGTCTCGATGCTGCTCTCCCTGCTGGAGACCTACAAAGAGCGTGCCGGCCGTCTTGATATCGAACTGCTCGAGAGCGAAGAGCTTGACGACCTGGAGTCGGTCAAAGATTTCATCAAGCGGGTCAAGGCGTACGGCTGCCGGGTCGCCATCGACGATTTCGGCGTCGGGTACTCCAACTTCGCCTACCTGCTGGAACTGGATATCGATATCCTGAAGATCGACGGTTCGCTGATCTCGAAGGTGGTCGGGGACGAGATGACCAAGCATACCGTCAAAACCATCGTCCGTTTCGCCAAGCAGCTCGGCTTCGAGATCGTCGCGGAATTCGTCGAGGATGAAGCAACGATTGCCGTGCTGGAGACGATGGGCGTCGAGTACGGACAGGGATACTACTACGGCCATCCCGCACCGTCGCCGGAGGGAGTGACATGCAATACAAGGAGTTAA
- a CDS encoding NAD-glutamate dehydrogenase domain-containing protein: MSPESQLGAVCSQLLHPQDLEIGDELLSALRQTPIVTQITQAEGKAAVRLYSREQLLLSDITPILHDFAFVVVDEVTYTIEPEKKPVHVCRFNLQVDDTEAFSRAKTNIESVITDSLLGRTFSSCRIYSLVYKQNLSLRQVTLLRSFIEYINQAVPSINFETILHTVTRHDELSAMLLHYFAARFNPEVKTRSQKSTEIEGIITEAIKAVPDIMDDRILKLLFAMLGAMSRTNYYLDRGAIAFKLDMTKFAEHLRGIQPRIEAFVYHRDFRGVHLRMGPVSRGGLRWSERYDDYRSEIRSLMVTQEGKNAIIIPDGAKGGFVIDRPRSEITKELFSEIYSTFIENLLDLVDNVVDGEAVHDDRIVAYDGEDSYFVVAADKGTAAMSDTANAIALRRAFWLGDAFASGGSNGYDHKAIGITAKGAMRSTQRFFLERGIDLYNDPITVVGIGSMNGDVFGNGVLLSRAFKLLGAISHREIFIDPNPSPQEAYEERKRLFGSKDGSWGAYNRELISAGGGVWNRSDKAIPLSDEIRRMLQTQVRYMSGEELARALLCMKVDLLFNGGVGTYVKHSDESDFELGDKQNESVRINAAQLRCFAVSEGGNLGFTQRARIEYALGGGKINLDGIDNAGGVDTSDHEVNIKILLESLSRKGLLDQQSRTEVLGRHGEQVENSVLWSCYRQALAISRDEQLSRVYLEDFQEAIDVIAEENPVFNRRDFFIPKKENIIEVLSAEGGIVRPILGSLLSYAKIFIKQLIIDTELIDEQFAQRYLYKYFPKAFVSAYEEEIRHHPLRRQIIATMIADMVINNQGVSFVSDFRRLGKARFLTKVRAYLICNALFGANDIRHTIFRSDYIMPVRQQYALLDQIEHVLNFATRWMVKYVDVESIDALHFIEHREELFDMLSKIKPKQPRMLIEGNDTFNRFFDVLDYLRFAVAVIVTKEQSKHSFSDVATLFYLVIERFAILKIINILNALDLKDERDLNLRRQLLQFVEYIAVHYTNRILAFQRINEPPVEAFENFLANDREAFADILESIAALETNQKPSLRDVTLLVNLLMTSVI; the protein is encoded by the coding sequence ATGAGCCCGGAAAGCCAGCTCGGCGCGGTCTGTTCGCAGCTGCTGCATCCCCAGGACCTGGAGATCGGGGATGAACTGCTGAGCGCGCTGCGGCAGACCCCCATCGTCACGCAGATCACCCAAGCCGAAGGCAAGGCCGCCGTGAGGCTCTATTCCCGGGAGCAGCTGCTGCTCTCCGACATTACCCCGATCCTGCACGACTTCGCCTTTGTGGTGGTGGATGAGGTGACCTATACGATCGAACCGGAGAAGAAGCCGGTCCATGTCTGCCGCTTCAATCTGCAGGTCGATGACACGGAGGCCTTCTCCAGGGCCAAAACGAATATCGAGTCGGTCATCACCGATTCGCTGCTGGGGCGGACCTTCAGCAGCTGCCGCATCTATTCGCTGGTCTATAAGCAGAACCTGAGCCTGCGCCAGGTGACGCTGCTGCGCTCCTTTATCGAATATATCAACCAGGCCGTGCCGTCGATCAATTTCGAGACGATCCTGCACACCGTCACCCGGCATGACGAACTCTCGGCCATGCTGCTGCACTATTTCGCCGCGCGTTTCAACCCGGAGGTCAAAACGCGGTCCCAGAAAAGTACGGAAATAGAGGGGATTATCACCGAGGCGATCAAAGCGGTTCCCGACATCATGGACGACAGGATCCTCAAACTGCTCTTCGCGATGCTCGGCGCCATGAGCCGGACAAACTACTACCTTGACCGCGGCGCAATCGCCTTCAAGCTCGATATGACGAAGTTCGCCGAACACCTCCGCGGAATTCAGCCGCGCATCGAGGCTTTCGTCTACCACCGGGATTTCCGGGGCGTGCACCTGCGCATGGGCCCCGTCAGCCGCGGGGGACTGCGCTGGAGCGAACGGTATGACGACTACCGCAGCGAGATACGCTCCTTGATGGTGACCCAGGAGGGCAAGAACGCGATCATCATCCCCGACGGCGCCAAAGGCGGCTTCGTCATCGACCGGCCGCGCAGCGAGATCACCAAAGAGCTCTTCAGCGAGATCTACAGCACCTTTATCGAGAACCTGCTGGACCTTGTCGACAACGTTGTGGATGGCGAGGCCGTGCACGACGACCGGATCGTGGCCTATGACGGGGAGGACAGTTACTTCGTCGTCGCGGCGGACAAGGGCACGGCGGCGATGAGCGATACGGCCAATGCCATCGCGCTCAGACGGGCTTTCTGGCTGGGGGATGCTTTTGCCAGCGGCGGAAGCAACGGGTACGACCACAAAGCGATCGGGATCACGGCCAAAGGGGCCATGCGCTCGACACAGCGCTTCTTCCTCGAGCGCGGCATCGACCTCTACAACGACCCCATCACCGTCGTCGGTATCGGGTCGATGAACGGCGACGTCTTCGGCAACGGGGTGCTCCTCTCACGGGCGTTCAAACTGCTCGGCGCGATCTCCCACCGGGAGATCTTCATCGATCCGAACCCCTCGCCGCAGGAAGCGTACGAGGAGCGCAAGCGTCTCTTTGGCTCTAAAGACGGCAGCTGGGGGGCGTATAACAGGGAGCTGATCTCCGCCGGAGGCGGGGTCTGGAACCGCAGCGACAAGGCGATCCCGCTCAGCGACGAGATACGGCGGATGCTCCAGACCCAGGTGCGCTACATGAGCGGGGAGGAGCTGGCCCGGGCCCTGCTGTGCATGAAGGTCGACCTGCTGTTCAACGGCGGGGTCGGTACCTATGTGAAACACTCCGATGAGAGCGACTTCGAACTGGGGGACAAGCAGAACGAATCGGTGCGGATCAATGCCGCACAGTTGCGCTGTTTCGCCGTCAGCGAAGGGGGGAACCTCGGCTTTACCCAGCGCGCCCGCATCGAGTATGCCCTCGGCGGCGGCAAAATCAACCTTGACGGCATCGACAATGCCGGCGGGGTCGACACCTCCGACCACGAGGTCAATATCAAAATCCTGCTGGAATCGCTGAGCCGGAAAGGGCTGCTCGATCAACAGAGCCGCACGGAGGTGCTCGGGCGCCACGGCGAGCAGGTGGAGAACAGTGTCCTGTGGAGCTGTTACCGCCAGGCGCTGGCGATCTCGCGCGACGAGCAGCTCAGCCGGGTCTACCTGGAGGATTTCCAGGAGGCGATCGACGTCATCGCCGAGGAGAACCCGGTCTTCAACCGCCGCGATTTCTTTATCCCGAAAAAAGAGAACATCATCGAGGTGCTCTCCGCCGAGGGGGGGATCGTGCGGCCGATCCTCGGCTCGCTGCTCTCGTATGCGAAGATCTTTATCAAACAGCTGATCATCGATACGGAATTGATCGACGAGCAGTTCGCCCAGCGCTACCTGTACAAATACTTCCCGAAGGCCTTCGTCAGTGCCTACGAGGAGGAGATACGCCACCACCCGCTGCGCCGCCAGATCATCGCGACGATGATCGCCGACATGGTCATCAACAACCAGGGGGTCTCATTCGTCAGCGACTTCCGGCGGCTGGGCAAGGCGCGTTTCCTGACGAAGGTCCGCGCCTACCTGATCTGTAACGCCCTCTTCGGGGCGAACGACATCCGCCACACGATCTTCCGTTCCGACTATATCATGCCGGTACGGCAGCAGTATGCGCTGCTGGACCAGATCGAACACGTGCTCAATTTCGCGACGCGCTGGATGGTCAAATATGTCGATGTCGAATCAATCGACGCGCTCCATTTCATCGAGCACAGGGAGGAGCTGTTCGACATGCTCTCGAAGATCAAACCGAAACAGCCGCGGATGCTCATAGAGGGGAACGACACCTTCAACCGCTTCTTCGACGTGCTGGATTACCTGCGCTTCGCGGTGGCGGTCATCGTTACCAAAGAGCAGAGCAAGCACTCCTTCAGCGACGTTGCGACGCTCTTCTACCTGGTCATCGAGCGGTTTGCGATTCTCAAGATCATCAATATTCTCAATGCCCTCGATCTCAAAGACGAACGGGATCTCAACCTGCGGCGGCAGCTGCTGCAGTTCGTCGAGTATATCGCCGTGCACTATACGAACCGCATCCTGGCCTTCCAGCGTATCAACGAACCGCCGGTGGAAGCGTTCGAGAACTTCCTGGCCAACGACCGGGAGGCGTTTGCCGATATTCTGGAGTCGATCGCGGCGCTGGAGACGAACCAGAAGCCGTCCCTGCGGGACGTGACGCTTCTGGTCAACCTGCTGATGACCTCGGTGATCTAG
- the glp gene encoding gephyrin-like molybdotransferase Glp gives MSFLSYTESVDRLLSLDTGRVRVEKVALPDTLGRILAEHIVADEDYPRHPTASMDGYAIVANDQAQGTIALAHSDNPAGSDGREAVRSGIAVKTFTGAKMPEGADTLIPIENVTVENGAIRIDTPVREGFSVRPVGESYFKDEILIPAGTTIGYAEIGVMAGLNRVMIPVARRPRVGVLSTGSEILDLGEPERTDSQIRSSNNYTLAALALSAGAEVVQLGTAEDDRDSITAAFENALACSDIVVSTGGVSVGDYDFVKDVVPALGATVIFKGVRMKPGQHVMVAQRGSQFILALPGFAYSSTVTFVLYALPLIRRMLGRDPGHAIVEATLAEPFNKRSNKSEFTTCNLRLSEGRYLVDFEEKKTASSAVLTNMLGNAALMITDESDGPLEAGTVVRVIRLDRL, from the coding sequence GTGAGTTTCCTCTCCTATACCGAATCCGTCGACCGCCTGCTCTCCCTCGACACCGGCCGCGTCCGTGTCGAAAAGGTCGCCCTGCCTGACACGCTGGGACGTATTCTCGCCGAGCACATCGTCGCCGACGAGGACTACCCGCGCCACCCGACGGCCTCCATGGACGGCTATGCCATCGTGGCCAATGATCAGGCGCAAGGTACGATCGCCCTGGCCCACAGCGACAACCCCGCGGGCAGCGACGGCCGCGAAGCCGTCCGCAGCGGCATTGCCGTCAAGACCTTCACCGGCGCCAAGATGCCCGAGGGTGCCGACACCCTTATCCCCATCGAGAACGTCACGGTCGAAAACGGCGCCATCCGCATCGACACGCCCGTCCGCGAAGGGTTCAGCGTCCGCCCCGTCGGCGAGAGCTACTTCAAAGACGAGATCCTCATCCCCGCCGGCACGACTATCGGCTATGCCGAGATCGGGGTGATGGCGGGACTGAACCGCGTCATGATCCCCGTCGCCCGCCGCCCCCGCGTCGGCGTCCTCTCGACCGGCAGCGAGATCCTCGACCTCGGCGAACCCGAACGCACCGATTCGCAGATCCGCAGCTCAAACAACTACACCCTCGCCGCACTGGCGCTAAGCGCGGGTGCGGAAGTCGTCCAGCTCGGGACCGCCGAGGATGACCGCGACAGCATCACGGCCGCCTTCGAAAATGCGCTCGCGTGCAGCGATATCGTCGTCAGTACCGGCGGGGTCAGCGTCGGCGACTACGACTTCGTCAAGGACGTCGTCCCCGCGCTGGGGGCGACCGTCATCTTCAAAGGGGTACGGATGAAACCGGGACAGCATGTCATGGTCGCCCAGCGCGGCAGCCAGTTCATCCTGGCCCTGCCCGGCTTCGCCTACTCTTCCACCGTCACCTTCGTCCTCTATGCGCTGCCGCTGATCCGCAGAATGCTCGGGCGCGACCCCGGCCACGCCATCGTCGAAGCGACCCTGGCCGAGCCCTTCAACAAGCGCTCGAACAAGAGCGAATTCACAACCTGCAACCTGAGACTCAGCGAAGGGCGCTACCTGGTCGACTTCGAAGAGAAGAAGACCGCCTCCTCCGCGGTGCTCACCAACATGCTCGGCAACGCCGCCCTGATGATCACCGACGAGAGCGACGGCCCGCTGGAAGCCGGGACCGTCGTCCGGGTCATCCGCCTCGACCGGCTGTAA
- a CDS encoding molybdenum cofactor biosynthesis protein MoaE has product MLELYDGALDVPALLTRWYEEEAQSNYGAYIPFVGTVRDENGIEGLSFDIYEPILNSWFDAWQEKAAERGAVLKMAHSRGDVLLHESSYIAAVFSPKRRVALEMIEEFVEDFKASAPIWKYDLVNGERIYADDRSTAIKGSGLLAGGDA; this is encoded by the coding sequence GTGCTGGAACTCTATGACGGGGCACTCGACGTGCCCGCACTGCTGACACGCTGGTATGAAGAGGAGGCGCAGAGCAACTACGGCGCCTATATCCCCTTCGTCGGGACCGTCCGCGACGAGAACGGCATCGAAGGGCTGAGCTTCGACATCTACGAACCGATCCTAAACAGCTGGTTCGACGCCTGGCAGGAGAAAGCCGCCGAACGGGGTGCCGTCTTGAAGATGGCCCACAGCCGCGGCGATGTCCTACTGCATGAATCCTCCTATATCGCCGCCGTCTTCTCCCCGAAACGCCGCGTCGCGCTGGAGATGATCGAAGAGTTTGTCGAGGATTTCAAAGCCAGCGCCCCCATCTGGAAGTATGACCTCGTAAACGGCGAACGCATCTATGCCGATGACCGCTCCACCGCCATCAAAGGCAGCGGGCTGCTGGCTGGAGGTGACGCGTGA
- a CDS encoding MqnA/MqnD/SBP family protein, with product MRFGRIEYLNLLPFHVFMKRYVRSSQSQMMLRHGSNVPSAINRAYRMRKIDAAFISSIRAKGQKHLDLGIIADGPVQSVLLLPSETSQTDRASETSNALVRVLGLEGRVLIGDPALRAYLEGVEALDLAEEWHKRYGLPFVFGLLSYQANEKQMRRLADAFARRRQKIPQYLLKRASARTGVRPQDILAYLEGIHYRLDHRARRSLHLFWRLTEKGR from the coding sequence ATGCGTTTTGGCCGGATCGAATACCTGAATCTGCTGCCGTTTCACGTCTTTATGAAACGCTACGTACGTTCGTCGCAGTCGCAGATGATGCTGCGCCACGGCTCGAACGTCCCTTCCGCCATCAACCGCGCCTACCGGATGCGCAAGATCGATGCCGCGTTCATCTCCAGCATCCGTGCCAAGGGGCAGAAACACCTGGACCTGGGGATTATTGCCGACGGTCCCGTGCAGAGCGTGCTGCTGCTGCCTTCCGAGACCTCTCAGACGGATAGGGCCTCGGAAACCTCCAACGCCCTGGTCCGGGTGCTGGGGCTTGAAGGGAGGGTCCTCATCGGCGATCCCGCGCTGCGGGCCTACCTGGAGGGCGTCGAAGCCCTGGACCTCGCCGAAGAGTGGCATAAACGCTACGGCCTCCCTTTTGTTTTCGGACTGCTGTCGTACCAGGCGAACGAAAAACAGATGCGGCGGCTGGCCGATGCTTTCGCCCGCCGTCGCCAGAAGATCCCGCAGTACCTGCTCAAACGCGCTTCCGCGCGTACCGGCGTCCGCCCGCAGGATATCCTTGCCTATCTGGAGGGGATCCACTACCGTTTGGATCACCGTGCCCGCCGCAGTCTTCACCTTTTCTGGCGTCTGACGGAAAAGGGGCGCTGA
- a CDS encoding MoaD/ThiS family protein, producing MVRIEFLGPISKPAIEMEAATLADVAKALREDAELAPWLENSAVAVNDTLVSGLETPLKSGDKISLLPPVCGG from the coding sequence ATGGTTCGTATCGAATTCCTGGGGCCGATCAGCAAACCGGCCATCGAGATGGAAGCCGCCACCCTGGCCGATGTCGCCAAGGCCCTTCGCGAGGACGCGGAACTCGCCCCCTGGCTGGAGAACAGCGCCGTCGCCGTCAACGACACCCTCGTCTCCGGCCTCGAGACCCCGCTGAAATCCGGGGACAAAATCTCCCTGCTTCCGCCGGTCTGCGGAGGCTGA
- the rdgB gene encoding RdgB/HAM1 family non-canonical purine NTP pyrophosphatase, giving the protein MQLVLATSNKGKIREIAQLCDSFEVVAFSDLVDLGEIVEDGDTFAANAMIKARTVYDALNDPDAIVLSDDSGISVEALDNAPGIYSARYAGKGATDKDNLNKLVDALKAKGLTESPAFYTAAISIVCREGEYTVHGWMHGKVIDTPRGDGGFGYDPMFIPQGYDQTLGELDGEIKKRISHRSKALGLAKVVLATIRKARH; this is encoded by the coding sequence ATGCAACTCGTACTCGCCACCTCCAACAAGGGCAAGATCCGGGAGATCGCCCAGCTCTGCGACAGCTTTGAGGTCGTCGCCTTCAGCGACCTCGTCGACCTCGGCGAGATCGTCGAGGACGGCGACACCTTCGCCGCAAACGCGATGATCAAGGCACGCACCGTCTATGACGCTCTGAACGACCCGGACGCCATCGTCCTCTCCGACGACAGCGGCATCAGCGTCGAGGCACTGGACAACGCCCCGGGCATCTACAGCGCCCGCTACGCCGGCAAAGGCGCGACGGACAAAGACAACCTCAACAAGCTCGTCGACGCCCTCAAAGCCAAAGGACTCACGGAGTCCCCCGCCTTCTACACCGCGGCCATCAGCATCGTCTGCCGCGAAGGCGAATACACCGTCCACGGCTGGATGCACGGGAAGGTCATCGACACCCCCCGCGGCGACGGCGGCTTCGGCTACGACCCGATGTTCATCCCCCAGGGATACGATCAGACCCTCGGCGAACTCGACGGCGAGATCAAGAAGCGTATCTCCCACCGCTCCAAGGCCCTCGGCCTCGCCAAGGTCGTCCTGGCCACCATCCGCAAGGCGCGCCACTAG
- a CDS encoding cytochrome c peroxidase: MKYWFAAIVLSAFSSLALGQEPIEPLPRHVAYDPAKAALGKKLFSETLLSSDKTVACATCHSFNYGGADPRPVSIGVGGKTGNVQSPTVYNARYNFKQFWNGRAESLTEQASGPIHNPVEMGMESATVTRRLNADPAYVNAFAAVYGEEGIVYEQVIDAIVEFEKALVTPDSPFDRFLRGETTLSPLELEGYQRFKAYGCITCHNGVNIGGNSFQKMGLFVPYEHDEAAPDLHAITNKRSHVNVYKVPTLRNIALTAPYFHDASSKTLTDAVQKMSYHNLGVELSDKDVKAIVAFLKTLTGERPEVLR; this comes from the coding sequence ATGAAATACTGGTTCGCAGCGATCGTTTTATCGGCCTTTTCTTCGCTTGCGTTGGGGCAGGAACCCATCGAGCCGCTTCCCCGGCATGTGGCGTATGATCCGGCCAAGGCGGCGCTGGGGAAGAAGCTCTTCAGCGAAACCCTGCTTTCCAGTGACAAAACGGTGGCCTGTGCCACCTGCCACAGTTTCAACTACGGCGGCGCGGACCCCCGCCCGGTCTCCATCGGGGTCGGCGGGAAAACGGGCAACGTCCAGTCGCCGACCGTGTACAATGCCCGCTACAACTTCAAGCAGTTCTGGAACGGGCGTGCGGAGTCGCTCACGGAGCAGGCCAGCGGGCCGATCCACAACCCCGTCGAAATGGGAATGGAGAGTGCCACGGTGACCCGGCGCCTCAACGCGGATCCCGCCTATGTCAACGCCTTTGCCGCCGTTTACGGCGAAGAAGGGATTGTCTATGAGCAGGTGATCGACGCCATCGTCGAGTTCGAAAAGGCGCTGGTGACGCCCGACAGCCCCTTCGACCGCTTCCTGCGGGGCGAAACCACCCTCTCTCCGCTGGAGCTTGAGGGGTACCAGCGGTTCAAGGCCTACGGCTGTATCACCTGCCACAACGGGGTCAATATCGGGGGGAACTCTTTCCAGAAGATGGGGCTCTTCGTCCCCTATGAACACGATGAAGCGGCCCCGGACCTGCATGCCATCACGAATAAACGCAGCCATGTGAATGTCTACAAGGTCCCGACGCTGCGTAACATCGCCCTGACGGCGCCCTATTTCCATGATGCATCTTCCAAGACCCTGACCGACGCGGTGCAGAAGATGAGCTACCACAACCTGGGGGTGGAACTGAGCGACAAGGACGTCAAGGCGATCGTGGCGTTCCTCAAAACGCTGACCGGCGAGCGTCCGGAAGTGCTGCGATGA